TCCAAAAATGGAACGGCGATCACCTCGAGCGTAGCCTCGGCGCTTACCCGTGGCACACTCGGATTAATTGCGCCTGCGAAGACCGCGACGGCCATCTCGTGATCGGCACTGATAACGAAGGCATTTGGCTGATTGATGCCGAAGGCAAAACCCCGCCGGTGAATTTGTCGGACACCGGCGGCTTATCGTCCGATACAATTTTGTCCGTGAGCGCGGACGCGGAAGGCAGTGTTTGGGTGGGCACTGACGGCCGCGGGTTGAATCGCATTCAACGTGAATTATTTGAAGTGGTTCCCGAGACGCGCGGCGTGACCGTCCTTTCGGTTCGCGACGATGGCCACGACGGCATGTGGTTCGGCACGTTCGGTGGCGGTCTTCGGCATCTGCAAAATAATACCGTGGAACAGATCGGCGTGGCGCAAGCTGATGCCACGAACCTGGCCATTCGCAGTATTTGTGTGGATGCTGATAAAAAAACCTGGGTCGGCGCGGACGGCAACGGCGTGCTGCTGGTGAACGGCGCTTCGTTCGCGCGACCGGTCGAATTTGCCAAAGCCAACCAGCACATCTCCGTCATCTTTGAAGACCGCAATCATCGCCTGTGGTTCGGCACGCAAGGCGGTTTGGTGTTGTATGACGGGCGCAGTTGGCGGGTGATGACCACGCGCGATAATTTATCCTCCGATGTTATTCGCGCGATCGCCGACGATGCCGATGGAAATGTCTGGATCGGCACCGACGGCGGCGGCGTCAATCGCTGGCACGACGGACAAATCACCGCGTTTCAAAAAAAGGACGGCCTGCCCAGCGACCACGTCTCCGCATTGTTTGTAGATGCGGAAAATATTTTGTGGGTCGGCACTTCCAGCGGCCTTGGCCGATTTCACGCGGGCGCGTGGTCGCGTTATACCACCGCCGAAGGACTCGCCGGCAACAGCATTGATTATCTCAACGACGATGCCCAAAGCAATTTGTGGGTCGGTTCCAGCGCGGGCCTGATGCGCGTCTCCAAGCAATCGCTGGCCGATGTTGCGCAAGGCCGCCAAAATCATCTCGAATGCCGCACCTATGGCGAACCCGACGGCTTGCCCACGCGCGAATGCACTCCCGGCGCCCAACCCGCCACCTGGCGAACGGGCGAAGGCGAACTGTGGTTCGCCACCATCAGCGGCCTCGTTTATGTGAATCCCGCCGAGCTTCGCCAAAACACCAACCTTCCGCCGGTCGTCATCGAATCGGTGGAGGTTGGCGGCGCACCCATTGAGACAAACAATCTGCGCGTCTCGTTGCCGCCCGTCGTCATCGTTCCTGCGGGCCGGGAAGGCGTGGACATCCAATACACGAGCCTCAATCTCGCCGCCGCCGACAAGACGCGTTTTCGCTATCGCATGGAAGGCCACGATCATCTGTGGACCGAAGCTGGTGAAACCCGCAGTGCGCATTATCCGAACCTGCCGCCCGGCAATTATCTTTTCCACGTCATCGCAGGAAATGAAGATGATGTTTGGAATTATAACGGCGCGACGCTCGCTTTCATCATCGAACCGCCTTACTGGCAGAAATGGTGGTTCCGCACGGCGATGGCGTTGGTGTTGCTCGGGCTGATTATCTCCATCGTGCGTTATCTTTCGACCCAGCGCCTCCAACGCCAGCTTGAAGGCATGCGCCAGCAGCAAGCCCTTGAAAAAGAGCGCGCGCGCATCGCTCGCGACATCCATGACCAGCTCGGCGCAAGTCTCACGCAAGTTTCGATGCTCGGCGAAATGGTCGAGAGCGATAAAAATGAACCCGCCGAAGTCGAGGCCCACGCGCGCCAGATTTCCCAAACCGCCCGCGACACTTCCCGCGTCCTCGACGAAATCGTCTGGACCGTCAATCCCTCGAACGACACGCTCGAAGGCCTCATCAATTACGTTTGCAAATACGCGCAGGAATATTTCGCCGTCGCCGGTTTGCGCTACCGGCTCGATGTCCCCGCGCAACTCCCTGCCACGGATATTTCACCCGAGGTGCGCCATAATGTTTTTCTTGCGGCGAAGGAAGCCGTGACGAATGTCGTGCGCCACGCGAAAGCCACCGAGGTTTGGTTGCGCCTGCATTTCGAGCCGGGTAAATTCATTCTTGAGTTGCAGGACAACGGCCGCGGCCCCGTCGGGCTCGAGGGCAAGCAATCCAGAAATGGATTGCGCAACATGCACAAAAGAATGGAAGATGTGGGCGGCAGTTTTTCGATCACGGCGGCGCCCGGCGGCGGTGCGCTGGTGCGTTTGACCGTGCCCATCAGGAATGTTGAATGATATGGCGACCAACGTATCCATCGTGGAAGACAACGACCAGCTTCGCGGGACGCTTGCGCGCCTCATCAATCGCGAAGAAGGTTTCCGCTGCCTCAGCCAATATCCCAGCGCCGAAGCCGCACTCGAAGCGCTCCCGAACGACAAGCCCGACGTCGTCCTCATGGACATCAATCTTCCCGGCATCAATGGCGTCGAATGCGTGCGCAAACTCAAACAACTCTCACCCACGACGCAGGTCGTGATGCTCACCGCCTACGAGGACACCGAGAATATTTTCAACGCCCTCGCCGCCGGCGCAAACGGTTATCTGCTCAAACGCGCGCCCCGCGCCGAGTTGCTCGACGCCTTGCGCGAAGTTTGCCGCGGTGGTTCCCCCATGACCACGCACATCGCACGTAAAGTCGTTCAGTCTTTCCAGAAAGCGGGCGTCAGCGCGCAACCCACCGAGAATCTCTCCACGCGCGAACAGGAAGTGCTCGATTGCCTGAGCCAAGGCTTTCTCTACAAGGAAATCGCCGAGAAACTCGGCATTAGTTACGAGACGGTTCACACCTACATCCGGCGCATTTACGAAAAACTCCAGGTTCGTACCCGCACCGAGGCCGTCGCGAAATTTCTTCGCCGCTGACCGAATCGTTGTTTGCGCTCTACATTAGCGCAGCACGACCACGATAATCACAATTAGCAGAATCAAGCCCAAACCTCCGCCACCGACCCAAATCAGCGTGCCTAACATAGGAGTCAACATAGAGTGCCTTTCGTTTGTACGTCGCAGTTCATGTCTCCGTTTTATCAGTTTCCGTACCGTCGCGTTACTGATGTATTTGTTGGGTTTTTAGCGATAAAAATTGCCCCAAGGCTGCGAATTGCAAAGAAGCCAGCAACCTCTGGCAAAATGCGAAAAACCGACTGAATTTAATTTTTGCGCGTTGTCCCCAGTACTGGTGACTGGCAGCCCGTCGCCAATCGGCTATCGTGTTGGCGTTGACGATGCAAAAACGCAGTGTTCTGTGTGTGTTTTAAGGTGTATGTCTGCGGCACCGCATCATTGAAATCGAAAATTGAAATTTGTTCTCATCGGAAAGGCCGGACGAAAGTCCGGCCTTTCTATTTTTTATAGGTAGCAGTTTTCCTTTTCCCCCTCCATCTCCTCTCGACCTCCGCGTCTCCGCGCCTCCGCGTTTAATCCGGCCTTTTACCCTTACGAAGCCTCATACGCCGCCGCATCCACTCGCGCCGCGCGCCGCCGTTCACGCCAGGCTTTTGCGCGAACGCGCATGTGCTCAAACGCCAGGTAAACCACCGGCGTCGTATAAAGTGTCAGCACTTGGGAAAACAACAAACCGCCGACAACCGCGATGCCCAGCGGACGCCGCAGTTCAGACCCGTTGCCCATTCCAATCGCCAGCGGCAGCGAACCCAGCAACGCCGCCATCGTCGTCATCATGATTGGCCGAAAGCGCACGATGCACGCCTTATAGATCGCATCTTCGGGACTCAAATTTTCCGCCCGCTCCGCGTCCAGCGCGAAATCAATCATCATGATCGCGTTTTTCTTCACGATGCCCATCAGCAAAATAATTCCGATGAACGACACCAGCGAAAGTTCCGAACCGCACACCATCAACGCCACCAGCGCACCCACACCGGCCGACGGCAGCGTGGACAAAATCGTGATGGGATGAATGAGGCTTTCGTAAAGCATTCCCAGCACGATATACACCGCCACGAGCGCGGCCATTGCGAGCATCGGCATGCTGGAAAGCGAATCCTTGAATACCGCCGCCGTGCCCTGAAAACTTCCCTGCACCGTCGAGGGCATGCGCATTTCCTCGGTCACGTGCTGGATCAATTCCGTCGCCTCTCCCAATGAAACGCCCGGCGCGAGGTTGAAGGAAATCGTCACCGCCGGAAATTGTCCCTGATGATTCACTGAAAGATAAGCATTGCTCGGCACAAATTTCGCCACCGCCGAAAGTGGAATGGAAGATTGCCCGTTGGTCGTCGTCACATAAATTTTCGAGAGCGACGCCGGGTCGAGTTGAAACTTCGGGTCCACTTCGAGAATGATGTGATGCTGGCTGTATTGCTCGTAGATCACCGAGACCTGCCGCTGGCCGAAAGCATCGTAAAGTGTGTTGTCCACCACCATCGGCGAGACGCCGAGGCGCGAGGCCAGGTCGCGATCCACCACCACGTTCGCCTGCAAACCGCGCGTCTGCTCGTCGCTGCTGGCGTCCTTGATCTCTGGCATTTTATTCATGCGGTTGAGCAACTGGTCGGACCAATGATTCAATTCCTCCAGGTCGCCGCCGGTCAAAGAATATTGATATTGCGCGCGGCCAAATCGTCCACCCACGCGCACGTCCTGAACCGCCTGCAGGATCAGCGTAATTCCCACGATGTCCGACGTCTTTTTGCGCAACCGTCCGATCAACTGGTCGGCGGAAACGTCGCGTTCCGAAAGTGGCTTGAGCGTGATGAACATCGAGCCGTTGTTCGCCGTGGAAGCGCCGCCGCCGCTGCCGAGAAATGAGCCCACCGTCGCCACGGCGGGATCACTGAGAATGCGTTCAGTCACCCGTCGTTGCAGCTTCGACATCTGCTCGTAAGAAATATCTTGTGAGGCATCGGTCGTGCCGCGAAGCGTGCCGGTGTCCTGTTGCGGCACGAAACCTTTTGGCACCACGCCGTAAAGCCATACCGTGGCGATGAACGTCACCAGCGCCAGCAGCAACATGAAATGCTGATGCCGCAGCACCCATTTCAGTCCACGCGAATAAACTCCCAGCACGAAGTCGAAAGTCGCCTCGCTCGCGCGATAAAATCTTCCCGGCGCCGGATAATCCTTGTCCGGCTTCAAATAGCGCGAGCACAGCATCGGCGTGAGCGTGAGCGAGATGACGCCGGAAACGAGAATGGCCATCGTCAACGTCATGGCGAATTCATGGAACGTGCGTCCAACCAGCCCGCCCATGAACAGTAAGGGAATAAATACCGCCACCAGCGACAGGCTCATCGAAACCACCGTGAAGCCGATTTGCTTCGCGCCTTTGAGCGCCGCTTCCATCGGTTTTTCACCATGCTCGATGAAGCGATACACATTTTCGATGACCACGATGGCATCGTCCACCACGAAGCCCACGCAAATCGTGATAGCCATCAGGGAAAGATTATCCATGGTGTAATTCATGAGATACATCGCGCCGAAAGTCCCAGCCAGCGCCAGCGGCACGGTGACGCTCGCGATGAACGTCGGCCAGAATCGCCGGAGGAAAAGAAAGATGACCATCACGACGAGGAAAATGGTCAGCATGAGGGAAAATTCCACGTCATTCACCGAGGCGCGAATCGTCGTCGTCCGGTCGCTTAACATCGAAAATTTGATGCCGGGCGGTATCCACGCCTCGATTTGCGGCATGCTCTCCTTGATGCGATCCACCGTTTCGATCACGTTCGCGCCCGGCTGTTTGAAGATGATGAGAAGCACCGCGCGGTTCGTGCCGTTCCAGCCCGCCTGCCGGTCGTTTTCCACGCCTTCGACGACGTTGCCCAATTCCCGAAGCTGGATCGGCACCTTGTTCGACTGCGAAATCAGTAGCGTCTGATAATCGTCCACGTTGGTGAGTTGATCGTTCGAGGCGATGGCAAACGAACGGTCGCTGTCCACGCTGCCCTTGGGCAAATCCACATTAACTTCACTGAGCATGGTGCGGATGTCCTCGAGGCCAAGGCCGGTGGAAGCGAGCGCCGCGGGATTCATCTGCACCCGCACCGCGGACTTCGCGCCGCCGCCCACCAGCGCCTGGCTCACGCCTTCGATCTGGCTGAGCTTTTGCGCGACGATGTCATTGGCATATTCGTAAATGCGCGCGAGCGGCAGCGTGTCCGACGTCATGGACATGATCATGATCGGCGCGTCGGCGGGATTGATTTTGCGGTACGTTGGCGGACCGGGCAGGTCAATCGGCAGGTCGTTCGCCGCCGCGCTGATGGCGGCTTGCACGTCGCGAGCCGCGCCATCAATGTTGCGGTTCAAATCAAATTGCAACGTCACGTTCGCCGAGCCCAGCGAACTCACCGAGGTCATTTCATTGACGCCCGCGATTTGGCCCAAATGTTTTTCGAGCGGCGCAGCGCAGGACGAAGCCATCGTCGCCGGGTCTGCGCCGGGCAGGGACGCCGAGACGGAAATCACCGGCGAATCCACTCGTGGCATGGAAGCGACCGGAAGATATTTATACGCCACGATGCCGAGTAGAAACAAACCTGCCGCCAGCAAGGTTGTGCCGACTGGACGGCGGATGAAAGGCTCCGAGATGCTCATGCCTGCGCGGGGTTGGGGGCGGGCTGGCCGGTCGGCTGCAAATCCTTGGGATCGGTTTTTTTAACGTGTTCGGCATGTTCAGGATTGCCCAGCGCGCCACGTATACGGCGTTCGATGCGGTCGAGATAAAGATAAATCACCGGCGTGGTGTAGAGCGTGAGAAATTGCGAGAGCAGCAGTCCGCCGACGATGGAGATGCCAAGCGGCTTGCGCAACTCCGACCCGGTGCCGCTTTCCAATGCCAGCGGCAGCGCGCCGAGCAACGCGGCCATCGTGGTCATCATGATCGGACGGAAGCGCAACAGGCACGCCTGGTAAATGGATTTTTCGGGCGGCAACCCCTGGTCGCGCTCCGCCTCCAGCGCGAAGTCAATCATCATGATCGCGTTCTTTTTCACGATGCCGATGAGCAAAATAATCCCGATGAGCGCGATCAGCGACAAGTCCTGATGAAACAGCAGCATCGCCAGCAGCGCACCCACGCCCGCCGACGGGAGACTCGACAAAATCGTGATCGGATGGATGTAACTTTCATACAACACGCCGAGCACGATGTAGATCACCACGATCGCCGCGAGCAGCAGATACGGCTCGCTCTTGAGCGACGAACGGAATTCCGCCGCGCTGCCGGAGAAGGTGGTGGTCACGGTTTGCGGCATGCCGATATCGGTCTGCGCTTTTTGGATGGCATCCACCGCCGCGCCCAGCGAACTGCCGGGACTCAAGTTAAATGAAAGTGTGACGGCGGGAAATTGTCCTTCGTGGCTGATGGCGAGCGGCGCAGGGACTTGCCGCAAATGCGCGATCGCGCTGAGCGGAACCATTTGTCCGGTCGTGGACTTCACGTAAATTTTCGCCAGCGCATCAGGCGTCAGTTGGAAACTCGGCTGCGCTTCGAGAATGACACGATACTGGTTGAGCTGGGTGAAAATGATCGAAACCTGGCGCTGGCCGAACGCGTCGTAGAGCGTGCCGTCAATCGTCGCCGGCAAAATATTCAGGCGCGAAGCCTGGCTGC
The Verrucomicrobiia bacterium genome window above contains:
- a CDS encoding efflux RND transporter permease subunit, which encodes MSISEPFIRRPVGTTLLAAGLFLLGIVAYKYLPVASMPRVDSPVISVSASLPGADPATMASSCAAPLEKHLGQIAGVNEMTSVSSLGSANVTLQFDLNRNIDGAARDVQAAISAAANDLPIDLPGPPTYRKINPADAPIMIMSMTSDTLPLARIYEYANDIVAQKLSQIEGVSQALVGGGAKSAVRVQMNPAALASTGLGLEDIRTMLSEVNVDLPKGSVDSDRSFAIASNDQLTNVDDYQTLLISQSNKVPIQLRELGNVVEGVENDRQAGWNGTNRAVLLIIFKQPGANVIETVDRIKESMPQIEAWIPPGIKFSMLSDRTTTIRASVNDVEFSLMLTIFLVVMVIFLFLRRFWPTFIASVTVPLALAGTFGAMYLMNYTMDNLSLMAITICVGFVVDDAIVVIENVYRFIEHGEKPMEAALKGAKQIGFTVVSMSLSLVAVFIPLLFMGGLVGRTFHEFAMTLTMAILVSGVISLTLTPMLCSRYLKPDKDYPAPGRFYRASEATFDFVLGVYSRGLKWVLRHQHFMLLLALVTFIATVWLYGVVPKGFVPQQDTGTLRGTTDASQDISYEQMSKLQRRVTERILSDPAVATVGSFLGSGGGASTANNGSMFITLKPLSERDVSADQLIGRLRKKTSDIVGITLILQAVQDVRVGGRFGRAQYQYSLTGGDLEELNHWSDQLLNRMNKMPEIKDASSDEQTRGLQANVVVDRDLASRLGVSPMVVDNTLYDAFGQRQVSVIYEQYSQHHIILEVDPKFQLDPASLSKIYVTTTNGQSSIPLSAVAKFVPSNAYLSVNHQGQFPAVTISFNLAPGVSLGEATELIQHVTEEMRMPSTVQGSFQGTAAVFKDSLSSMPMLAMAALVAVYIVLGMLYESLIHPITILSTLPSAGVGALVALMVCGSELSLVSFIGIILLMGIVKKNAIMMIDFALDAERAENLSPEDAIYKACIVRFRPIMMTTMAALLGSLPLAIGMGNGSELRRPLGIAVVGGLLFSQVLTLYTTPVVYLAFEHMRVRAKAWRERRRAARVDAAAYEAS
- a CDS encoding response regulator transcription factor yields the protein MATNVSIVEDNDQLRGTLARLINREEGFRCLSQYPSAEAALEALPNDKPDVVLMDINLPGINGVECVRKLKQLSPTTQVVMLTAYEDTENIFNALAAGANGYLLKRAPRAELLDALREVCRGGSPMTTHIARKVVQSFQKAGVSAQPTENLSTREQEVLDCLSQGFLYKEIAEKLGISYETVHTYIRRIYEKLQVRTRTEAVAKFLRR
- a CDS encoding two-component regulator propeller domain-containing protein, which produces MNMPKRSWIRVVSWALLSGIFFCASAMAVPRYNVDVWNTKKGLPENTVIAMTRTHDGYLWLGTYNGCLVRFDGVRFTTFDESTTPGLDNSPIVYLFEDSRSNLWVGTQSSGVLLIKNGIVFPQPIGGHTRESRLVSACEDSSGAIWFYTMDGRVFRYSNDQVQEAHIPTLDVPSNCRALISEKSGLVWMGTDRRVFGINPNPAVGAEFVEKVLEVTNQLDFLLASKSGGYWRFASHEIQKWNGDHLERSLGAYPWHTRINCACEDRDGHLVIGTDNEGIWLIDAEGKTPPVNLSDTGGLSSDTILSVSADAEGSVWVGTDGRGLNRIQRELFEVVPETRGVTVLSVRDDGHDGMWFGTFGGGLRHLQNNTVEQIGVAQADATNLAIRSICVDADKKTWVGADGNGVLLVNGASFARPVEFAKANQHISVIFEDRNHRLWFGTQGGLVLYDGRSWRVMTTRDNLSSDVIRAIADDADGNVWIGTDGGGVNRWHDGQITAFQKKDGLPSDHVSALFVDAENILWVGTSSGLGRFHAGAWSRYTTAEGLAGNSIDYLNDDAQSNLWVGSSAGLMRVSKQSLADVAQGRQNHLECRTYGEPDGLPTRECTPGAQPATWRTGEGELWFATISGLVYVNPAELRQNTNLPPVVIESVEVGGAPIETNNLRVSLPPVVIVPAGREGVDIQYTSLNLAAADKTRFRYRMEGHDHLWTEAGETRSAHYPNLPPGNYLFHVIAGNEDDVWNYNGATLAFIIEPPYWQKWWFRTAMALVLLGLIISIVRYLSTQRLQRQLEGMRQQQALEKERARIARDIHDQLGASLTQVSMLGEMVESDKNEPAEVEAHARQISQTARDTSRVLDEIVWTVNPSNDTLEGLINYVCKYAQEYFAVAGLRYRLDVPAQLPATDISPEVRHNVFLAAKEAVTNVVRHAKATEVWLRLHFEPGKFILELQDNGRGPVGLEGKQSRNGLRNMHKRMEDVGGSFSITAAPGGGALVRLTVPIRNVE